The following are encoded in a window of Kogia breviceps isolate mKogBre1 chromosome 12, mKogBre1 haplotype 1, whole genome shotgun sequence genomic DNA:
- the LOC131767403 gene encoding protein kintoun-like isoform X2: MRIREFITDPESTTGLESTTDPESTTGLESTTDPELTTGLESTTDPELTTDPELTTDPESTTGLSDLTTHHDFTEDAETTTDVYLENTQTFELPTNVELNTLSSKEEATEVTEEPSTSTGSNEPNTVFFV; encoded by the exons AATTCATCACTGACCCAGAGTCGACCACTGGCCTAGAGTCGACCACTGACCCAGAGTCGACCACTGGCCTAGAGTCGACCACTGACCCAGAGTTGACCACTGGCCTAGAGTCGACCACTGACCCAGAGTTGACCACTGACCCAGAGTTGACCACTGACCCAGAGTCGACCACTGGCCTGTCAGACTTGACCACGCACCATGACTTCACTGAAGATGCAGAAACAACAACTGACGTGTATTTGGAGAACACACAGACTTTTG AATTGCCTACTAATGTGGAATTAAACACCCTCAGCTCTAAGGAAGAAGCCACTGAGGTCACAG AGGAGCCCAGCACCTCCACGGGAAGCAACGAGCCCAACACAGTGTTTTTTG TTTAG